CCTAAATTTTGGGGCGGTTCTTAAAGATTATCTAATGTTAAATGACTTTGAAGTTACTTTAGCTAAAAACGGTATGGAAGGTTTCGAAAAATTCAAGAAAGATGTATACGATTTGTGTATTCTTGATGTAATGATGCCTTATAAAGATGGTTATACTTTGGCCAAAGAAATTAGAGAAAAGAACAGTGAAGTGCCAATTATCTTTTTAACAGCAAAATCTATGAAAGAAGATGTGTTAAAAGGTTACAAAGCTGGTGCTGATGACTATTTAAATAAACCTTTTGATTCAGAAGTTCTTTTAATGAAGATTAAAGCAATCATTCAAAGAAAATCTGCTGATACAAAGGCAGAACAAGTACAATTCGAATTTAATATTGGTAAATTCCACTTAAATTCAAAACTTAGATTCTTGACTTATCAAGATGAAGAGCCTATTAAATTGTCTCCAAAAGAAAATGAATTGCTTAAAATGCTTATTCTTCATGAAAATGACTTAATGCCAAGAGAATTAGCTTTAACAAAAATCTGGAGAGATGACAACTACTTTACTTCAAGAAGTATGGACGTTTACATCGCTAAATTGAGAAAATATTTGAAAGCAGATGAAGATGTTGAAATCTTAAACATCCATGGAGAAGGATTCAGATTAGTGGTAAAAAGCAAAGTTGCTGAATAACGAATTCACTTAAAATAATATAAAAGCTCTGAGAAATCAGGGCTTTTTTTATACTTCGAAAC
This portion of the Flavobacterium panacagri genome encodes:
- a CDS encoding response regulator transcription factor: MENTNKRILLVEDDLNFGAVLKDYLMLNDFEVTLAKNGMEGFEKFKKDVYDLCILDVMMPYKDGYTLAKEIREKNSEVPIIFLTAKSMKEDVLKGYKAGADDYLNKPFDSEVLLMKIKAIIQRKSADTKAEQVQFEFNIGKFHLNSKLRFLTYQDEEPIKLSPKENELLKMLILHENDLMPRELALTKIWRDDNYFTSRSMDVYIAKLRKYLKADEDVEILNIHGEGFRLVVKSKVAE